The proteins below are encoded in one region of Casimicrobium huifangae:
- a CDS encoding sulfate/molybdate ABC transporter ATP-binding protein, with protein sequence MSIRVEHLQKSFGTFQALKDVSLDFPTGELVALLGPSGCGKTTLLRIIAGLETADSGRVWLDGDDASDTHVRERQVGFVFQHYALFRHMTVFDNVAFGLRARPRKTRPAESEIRRKVHQLLELVQLDWAGDRFPAQLSGGQRQRIALARALAVEPRVLLLDEPFGALDAKVRKELRRWLRRLHDELHVTSVFVTHDQDEAVEVSDRIVLINQGQVEQVGAPDEVYRNPASSFVYSFLGSANRFPLAGSDSAVGYARPHETTIVTDLGLAGNAGVAARVSRIHAFGSSARVELQAQHLTDSKAAPQYYEVELTRQEFEALQLTEGRPVHLVPAKLRSFDLAKAA encoded by the coding sequence ATGAGCATTCGCGTTGAACACCTGCAAAAATCCTTCGGTACCTTTCAGGCGCTGAAGGATGTGTCGCTGGACTTTCCGACCGGCGAGCTGGTCGCCCTGCTGGGCCCGTCGGGCTGCGGCAAGACAACCCTGCTGCGAATCATCGCCGGACTCGAGACGGCGGATAGCGGTCGCGTCTGGCTTGACGGCGATGACGCCTCCGACACCCATGTGCGTGAACGCCAAGTCGGCTTCGTGTTCCAGCACTACGCGCTGTTCCGGCACATGACCGTGTTTGACAACGTGGCCTTCGGCCTGCGCGCCCGTCCACGCAAGACACGGCCGGCAGAGAGTGAAATCAGGCGAAAGGTGCACCAACTGCTGGAGCTGGTGCAGCTTGACTGGGCCGGTGACCGCTTCCCTGCGCAACTCTCGGGCGGCCAGCGCCAGCGCATCGCGCTTGCCCGCGCGCTCGCCGTCGAGCCGCGCGTGCTGCTGCTCGACGAGCCCTTTGGTGCGCTCGATGCCAAGGTGCGCAAGGAACTGCGCCGCTGGCTGCGTCGCCTGCATGACGAACTGCACGTGACCTCCGTCTTTGTGACCCATGATCAGGATGAGGCGGTGGAAGTGTCCGACCGCATTGTGCTGATCAACCAGGGGCAGGTCGAACAAGTCGGCGCACCGGACGAGGTGTACCGCAATCCTGCGTCGTCTTTCGTCTACAGCTTCCTCGGTTCAGCCAACCGCTTCCCTCTTGCCGGCAGCGATTCCGCCGTGGGTTACGCGCGCCCGCACGAGACCACCATTGTCACTGATCTCGGCCTTGCCGGTAACGCTGGCGTTGCCGCGCGTGTGAGTCGCATTCATGCCTTCGGTAGCTCCGCACGCGTTGAGTTGCAGGCGCAACACCTGACCGACAGCAAGGCTGCGCCGCAGTACTACGAAGTCGAGCTGACGCGGCAGGAGTTTGAGGCGCTGCAGTTGACCGAAGGCCGACCGGTGCATCTGGTGCCGGCAAAGCTGCGCTCGTTCGATCTGGCGAAAGCGGCCTGA
- a CDS encoding CysB family HTH-type transcriptional regulator, whose amino-acid sequence MNFQQLRIIRETVRQNFNLTEVGNALFTSQSGVSKHIKDLEDELGVELFVRKGKRLTGLTDPGRELVTIVERLLLDAKNIKHLAAQYANRDEGQLTIATTHTQARYALPRVVAEFRKAFPKVHLALHQGSPAETLALLLEGKADIGVATEALADEPELATFPFYAWHHAVVVPAGHPLAAAQPLNLRAIADYPIITYHEGFTGRARIDQTFAAAALDPDVVLSALDADVIKTYVELELGIGIIASGAFNEAKDRGLALLNADHLFPANVTRIAVRRGHYLRDFAYKFIELCAPSLTRSVVQSGVTPRAEEAAI is encoded by the coding sequence ATGAACTTTCAGCAACTCCGCATCATTCGCGAAACCGTCCGTCAGAACTTCAATCTGACCGAGGTCGGCAATGCGCTCTTCACTTCACAGTCGGGTGTCAGCAAGCACATCAAGGATCTCGAAGACGAGCTCGGCGTCGAGCTTTTCGTGCGCAAGGGCAAGCGTCTCACCGGGCTGACGGATCCCGGTCGCGAGCTGGTGACAATCGTGGAGCGTCTGCTGCTGGATGCGAAGAACATCAAGCATCTCGCAGCGCAGTACGCCAATCGCGATGAAGGCCAACTCACCATTGCCACCACACATACGCAGGCGCGCTACGCGCTGCCACGAGTGGTAGCGGAGTTCCGTAAAGCCTTCCCGAAAGTCCATCTGGCCCTGCATCAGGGCAGTCCGGCAGAGACGCTGGCGCTGCTGCTTGAAGGCAAGGCAGATATTGGCGTTGCCACTGAAGCCCTGGCTGACGAGCCAGAGCTGGCGACGTTTCCGTTCTACGCCTGGCACCATGCGGTGGTGGTACCGGCTGGGCATCCACTGGCTGCGGCGCAGCCTCTGAACTTGCGGGCAATTGCCGACTACCCGATCATTACGTATCACGAGGGGTTTACCGGGCGCGCGCGCATCGACCAGACTTTCGCTGCAGCGGCGCTCGACCCCGACGTGGTGTTGTCGGCACTCGACGCCGATGTGATTAAAACCTACGTCGAACTGGAACTGGGCATCGGCATCATCGCATCCGGTGCCTTCAACGAGGCCAAAGATCGTGGCCTGGCATTGCTCAATGCTGATCACCTGTTCCCGGCCAACGTGACGCGCATCGCGGTACGTCGTGGCCACTATCTGCGCGATTTCGCCTACAAATTCATCGAGCTGTGCGCGCCGTCACTGACGCGCAGTGTCGTGCAATCCGGCGTTACGCCTCGGGCTGAGGAAGCGGCGATCTAG
- a CDS encoding Bug family tripartite tricarboxylate transporter substrate binding protein, which translates to MNKPNTTRRQLIKALAAAPLAGSGALWAQGTWPQGPVKIVVGFPPGGGTDALARVLAPKLTTMWGQQVIVENRAGVAGVLAADVVAKSTDGLTLLMGHINSHGIGPALNPKMPYNAETDFSPLALVGVTPNVLICHPNAPAKTLKDIVALAKAKPGTLSFGSAGSGSAQHLALELFKVAAGVDVLHVPYKGSAPLLTDLMGGQINYSFDTMAAVTPHVKGGKVHAVAQTRTKRSASYPDLPTVAESGYPGFEATTWYGMIGPARMASDLVQRINRDINTAMAMPDVKERLNAVGAEDGGGTAQQFADFMRAERVKWARVVKEANVKVDA; encoded by the coding sequence ATGAACAAACCCAATACCACCCGCCGCCAATTGATCAAGGCGCTCGCCGCAGCACCGCTCGCCGGTAGCGGCGCGCTATGGGCACAAGGTACCTGGCCACAGGGGCCGGTCAAGATCGTTGTGGGCTTTCCGCCGGGCGGTGGTACCGATGCACTTGCCCGTGTGCTGGCGCCCAAGCTCACGACCATGTGGGGGCAGCAGGTCATCGTCGAGAACCGTGCTGGCGTTGCCGGTGTGCTTGCGGCCGACGTGGTGGCCAAGTCGACGGATGGCCTGACGCTGCTGATGGGCCATATCAATTCGCATGGCATTGGCCCGGCGCTGAATCCGAAGATGCCCTACAACGCGGAGACCGATTTCTCTCCATTGGCGCTGGTGGGCGTGACGCCGAACGTGCTGATCTGCCACCCGAATGCACCGGCGAAGACGCTGAAGGACATCGTTGCGCTCGCAAAGGCAAAGCCCGGCACGCTGTCATTCGGCTCTGCGGGCAGCGGTAGCGCGCAGCATCTGGCGCTGGAGCTGTTCAAGGTTGCGGCAGGCGTCGATGTGCTGCACGTGCCGTACAAAGGCAGTGCCCCACTGTTGACAGATCTGATGGGCGGCCAGATTAACTATTCGTTCGACACCATGGCGGCGGTGACGCCACATGTCAAGGGCGGCAAGGTGCACGCAGTTGCGCAGACCCGCACCAAGCGCTCGGCGTCCTATCCGGATCTGCCGACTGTTGCGGAGAGCGGCTATCCCGGTTTTGAGGCCACGACGTGGTACGGCATGATTGGGCCAGCTCGCATGGCGTCCGACCTCGTGCAGCGGATCAATCGCGACATCAACACTGCGATGGCGATGCCGGACGTCAAGGAGCGCCTCAATGCAGTGGGTGCTGAAGACGGCGGCGGTACGGCGCAACAGTTTGCCGACTTCATGCGCGCCGAGCGGGTGAAGTGGGCGCGCGTCGTGAAGGAAGCCAACGTCAAGGTGGACGCCTAG
- a CDS encoding pyridoxal-phosphate-dependent aminotransferase family protein: MLQLNFHPAGRHQLSIPGPSPVPDRILRAMSMPTIDHRGPEFATLGFKVLADLKKIFKTEHPVIIYPASGTGAWEAALCNVLSPGDQVLMYETGQFATLWKKMADRLGVKTEFIGLPGLEGWRRGVQADLIEARLKADTGHAIKAVCVVHNETSTGVTSNIAAVRAAIDAAGHPALLMVDTISGLASADYRHDEWGVDVTVSGSQKGLMLPPGISFNAVSPKAIEVSKHARLPKAFWAWDEMLEFNKTGYFPYTPSTNMLYGLHEALDMILGEGLDNVFARHQRLARACRAAVNAWGLEIQCADPAVYSPVLTGVMMPDGVDADAVRKIIYDRFDASLGTGLGKVKSKMFRIGHLGECNDVSLMGTICAVEMGLAMAGVSLKGSGVVAAMAELQKQAATTRAPTRN, from the coding sequence ATGCTGCAACTGAATTTCCACCCTGCTGGACGCCATCAACTGTCGATTCCCGGGCCGTCGCCGGTGCCGGATCGCATCCTGCGTGCGATGAGCATGCCGACCATCGACCATCGCGGCCCGGAGTTCGCGACGCTCGGGTTCAAAGTGCTGGCGGACCTGAAGAAGATATTCAAGACCGAGCACCCCGTCATCATCTATCCCGCCTCGGGCACCGGCGCGTGGGAGGCAGCGCTGTGCAACGTGCTGTCGCCGGGGGATCAGGTGTTGATGTACGAGACGGGGCAGTTCGCCACGCTCTGGAAGAAGATGGCCGACCGTTTGGGTGTGAAAACAGAGTTTATCGGCCTGCCAGGTCTGGAGGGCTGGCGACGTGGCGTGCAGGCCGATCTCATCGAAGCGCGCTTGAAGGCCGACACCGGGCACGCGATCAAGGCGGTGTGCGTGGTGCACAACGAAACCTCGACCGGTGTGACCAGCAATATTGCAGCGGTACGCGCAGCCATCGACGCGGCCGGGCATCCCGCGCTTCTCATGGTCGACACCATCTCCGGGCTCGCCAGCGCCGACTACCGGCATGACGAATGGGGCGTGGACGTGACCGTGTCCGGTTCGCAGAAGGGCCTGATGCTGCCGCCGGGCATTTCGTTTAACGCAGTTTCACCGAAGGCGATCGAGGTCAGCAAACACGCGCGCCTTCCCAAGGCGTTCTGGGCTTGGGACGAGATGCTGGAGTTCAACAAGACCGGATACTTCCCGTACACACCGAGCACCAATATGCTGTACGGCCTGCATGAGGCGCTCGACATGATCCTCGGCGAGGGGCTCGACAACGTCTTCGCCCGACATCAACGTCTGGCGCGCGCCTGCCGTGCTGCGGTGAACGCCTGGGGTCTGGAGATCCAGTGCGCTGATCCGGCCGTCTATTCGCCAGTGCTGACCGGTGTCATGATGCCCGACGGTGTCGATGCCGACGCCGTGCGCAAGATCATCTATGACCGCTTTGATGCCTCGTTGGGCACGGGTCTCGGCAAGGTGAAGAGCAAGATGTTCCGCATTGGTCATCTTGGCGAATGCAATGATGTGTCGCTGATGGGTACGATCTGCGCGGTCGAGATGGGGCTCGCCATGGCGGGCGTCTCGCTCAAGGGGAGCGGCGTAGTTGCAGCGATGGCTGAACTTCAGAAGCAGGCGGCTACCACCCGCGCACCAACCCGGAACTAA
- a CDS encoding GntR family transcriptional regulator yields MAEIIELARQALPHQAAARLRSMLIEGTIAPGAKLNERELCEQLKISRTPLREAIKMLASEGLVELLPNRGAVALSLGEQDVIDTFEVMANLEAHSGELAAARITDDELAEIRALHFEMLAAYTRRDLPRYYALNAQIHACINAAAKNPVLTRTYAQLNARLQALRFRSNQDGQKWQRAVDEHERMIDALARHDGAAMRTVLTEHLNNKRDAVLELIRSGQLNRAGASL; encoded by the coding sequence ATGGCCGAAATCATCGAACTCGCCCGCCAGGCGCTCCCACATCAGGCGGCCGCCCGGCTGCGCAGCATGCTGATCGAAGGCACCATTGCGCCCGGTGCCAAGCTGAATGAGCGCGAGCTTTGCGAGCAACTTAAGATCTCTCGCACGCCGCTGCGCGAGGCGATCAAGATGCTGGCCTCGGAGGGCCTCGTCGAGCTGCTGCCGAACCGTGGCGCCGTTGCGCTCTCGCTTGGCGAGCAGGATGTGATCGACACCTTTGAGGTGATGGCCAATCTCGAAGCGCATTCGGGCGAGCTTGCCGCGGCGCGCATCACCGACGACGAACTCGCAGAGATCCGCGCGCTGCACTTTGAGATGCTCGCAGCTTACACACGGCGTGACCTGCCGCGCTATTACGCGCTCAACGCACAGATTCACGCCTGCATCAACGCCGCCGCAAAGAACCCGGTGCTGACGCGAACTTATGCCCAGCTCAATGCCCGCCTGCAGGCGCTGCGCTTTCGTTCCAATCAGGACGGGCAAAAATGGCAGCGCGCCGTTGACGAGCACGAGCGCATGATCGACGCCCTCGCCCGCCACGACGGTGCAGCGATGCGCACTGTTCTCACTGAACATCTCAACAACAAGCGCGATGCAGTGCTGGAACTCATTCGAAGCGGCCAGCTCAATCGGGCCGGCGCATCTCTCTAA
- a CDS encoding FAD-binding and (Fe-S)-binding domain-containing protein, translating into MSDAPQLAHRLRQHTQGEVLFSDADRGRYSTDASIYQQMPVGVLVPRTADDVTNAIDIARDLKVPVLARGGGTSQCGQTTGVALVIDNSKYLRNVLAFDAEARTVMVEPGMVLDHLNAYLKPHGLWFPVDVSTSAQATLGGMAGNNSCGSRSIAYGNMVHNVLGIDAWLADGRVTSFGPQADATGPAQQLGALAASLAAKHREEIERVWPKVMRRVAGYNLDIFCNQSERPYTADGSVNLAHLLVGSEGTLAFTKSLTLALSPLPKAKVLGVVNFPTFHRAMDSAQHIVKLGPTAVELVDRTMIELSLANPAFAPTIRTALVGEPEAILLVEFSGDDRDALKRKLSQLVDLIGTLGLPGAVVQMTDDAPQKNLWEVRKAGLNIMMSLKGDGKPVSFIEDCAVPLEHLADYTAQLTEVFARHGTRGTWYAHASVGTLHVRPILDMRHAGPEGGAAKMRAIADEASALVRRYKGAYSGEHGDGLCRGEWVEWQFGPAITSAFREIKRTFDPQNLFNPGKIIDPPKMDDASLFRFKPDYRVIPIQTTLDWSAWNVQNDAVTEQTTGPGTGGDPAEGFAKAVEMCNNNGHCRKFDAGTMCPSYRVTRDEQHATRGRANTLRLAISGQIGSDGIASDEVHDALDLCVSCKGCKRDCPTGVDMAKMKVEHLHHYKKKHGFSIRDNLIARLPITAPFAAKHPGWFNARNRMPWLAKLGERMFGFSAKRSLPEWRSDTVWATLSKPPTGPVLVGGRALLDAHAAGERVVVLFVDTFNGAFERENVDAAIAVLGAAGYKVHIPRWTPQGDRDERNLCCGRTFLAVGMVEAAKQQAHYLLSALLEFAEAGIDIVGLEPSCLFTLRDEIPAMRLGEEADVVARHAMLIETFLEREEKAGKLDELRAKLKPAASPILVHGHCHQKAFGEMTPTLSLLGLIPDVKPNLIESSCCGMAGAFGYDSKHYEISMQMAELSLLPAVRNSPGAIIVADGTSCRHQIHDGAAREAKHAIRVLAEHLQ; encoded by the coding sequence ATGTCCGACGCCCCCCAACTCGCCCATCGCCTCCGCCAGCACACCCAGGGCGAGGTCCTTTTCTCCGACGCTGATCGCGGTCGCTACTCGACCGACGCATCGATCTACCAGCAGATGCCAGTGGGTGTGCTGGTGCCGCGCACTGCGGACGACGTTACGAACGCCATCGACATCGCTCGCGACCTGAAGGTGCCGGTGCTCGCGCGCGGCGGCGGTACCAGCCAGTGCGGGCAGACGACCGGCGTGGCACTGGTCATCGACAATTCGAAGTACCTGCGCAACGTGCTCGCATTCGACGCCGAAGCACGCACCGTGATGGTTGAACCGGGCATGGTGCTTGACCACCTCAACGCCTACCTCAAGCCCCACGGGCTCTGGTTTCCGGTGGACGTATCGACCAGCGCACAGGCCACACTGGGCGGCATGGCAGGCAACAATTCCTGCGGCTCACGCTCCATCGCCTACGGCAACATGGTGCACAACGTGCTGGGTATCGACGCCTGGTTGGCGGATGGTCGCGTCACGTCGTTTGGCCCGCAAGCGGATGCGACCGGACCTGCCCAACAACTGGGCGCGCTGGCGGCTTCCCTCGCTGCGAAACATCGTGAGGAAATTGAGCGTGTGTGGCCCAAGGTCATGCGTCGCGTCGCCGGCTACAACCTCGACATTTTCTGCAACCAGAGCGAACGGCCCTACACCGCTGACGGCAGTGTCAATCTCGCGCATCTGCTGGTGGGCTCGGAGGGTACGCTCGCTTTCACCAAATCACTGACGCTGGCACTCTCGCCCTTGCCGAAAGCGAAGGTGCTCGGCGTGGTCAACTTCCCGACTTTCCATCGGGCGATGGACTCGGCGCAGCACATCGTGAAACTCGGGCCGACGGCCGTCGAGCTGGTGGATCGCACGATGATCGAGCTCTCGCTCGCCAACCCGGCCTTCGCGCCGACGATCCGCACGGCGCTGGTGGGCGAGCCTGAAGCGATTTTGCTGGTGGAGTTCTCCGGCGATGATCGCGATGCACTCAAGCGCAAACTCTCGCAGTTGGTTGATCTGATCGGCACACTCGGCCTGCCCGGTGCCGTGGTGCAGATGACCGACGATGCGCCACAGAAGAACCTGTGGGAAGTGCGCAAGGCCGGGCTCAACATCATGATGAGCCTCAAGGGCGATGGCAAGCCGGTGAGCTTCATTGAGGATTGCGCGGTGCCGCTGGAGCATCTGGCTGACTACACCGCGCAGTTGACCGAAGTGTTCGCCCGACACGGCACCCGCGGCACCTGGTACGCGCATGCCAGTGTGGGCACGCTGCACGTGCGCCCGATCCTCGACATGCGCCACGCTGGCCCGGAGGGTGGCGCAGCGAAAATGCGCGCCATCGCCGATGAAGCAAGTGCGCTGGTACGACGCTACAAGGGTGCGTACAGCGGCGAGCATGGTGACGGCCTCTGCCGTGGCGAATGGGTCGAATGGCAATTCGGACCGGCCATCACGTCGGCGTTCCGCGAGATCAAGCGCACCTTTGACCCGCAAAACCTGTTTAACCCCGGCAAGATCATTGATCCGCCGAAGATGGATGACGCGAGCCTCTTCCGCTTCAAGCCAGACTACCGGGTAATTCCGATCCAGACGACACTCGACTGGAGTGCGTGGAATGTGCAGAACGATGCGGTCACCGAGCAGACCACGGGGCCTGGCACCGGTGGCGACCCGGCGGAAGGGTTTGCCAAGGCCGTGGAAATGTGCAACAACAACGGCCACTGCCGCAAGTTCGACGCTGGCACCATGTGCCCAAGCTATCGCGTGACTCGCGATGAGCAACATGCCACGCGCGGCCGGGCCAATACGCTACGGCTGGCGATTTCTGGCCAGATCGGCAGCGATGGCATCGCCAGCGACGAAGTTCACGACGCGCTGGATCTCTGCGTCAGTTGCAAGGGCTGCAAGCGCGATTGCCCCACGGGCGTCGACATGGCGAAGATGAAGGTGGAGCACCTGCATCACTACAAGAAGAAGCACGGCTTCTCGATTCGTGACAATCTGATCGCGCGATTGCCAATCACGGCGCCGTTTGCAGCAAAGCATCCTGGCTGGTTCAACGCGCGCAATCGCATGCCGTGGCTTGCCAAACTGGGTGAGCGCATGTTCGGCTTTTCAGCAAAACGCTCACTGCCGGAGTGGCGCAGCGACACGGTATGGGCAACACTATCCAAGCCGCCGACCGGCCCGGTGCTGGTAGGTGGCCGCGCACTGCTCGACGCCCATGCCGCGGGCGAGCGTGTGGTGGTGCTGTTCGTTGACACCTTCAACGGCGCCTTCGAGCGCGAAAACGTGGACGCAGCAATTGCAGTGCTCGGTGCGGCAGGCTACAAAGTTCACATTCCGCGCTGGACGCCGCAAGGCGACCGCGACGAGCGCAACCTCTGCTGCGGCCGCACCTTCCTCGCCGTCGGCATGGTGGAAGCCGCCAAGCAGCAGGCGCACTATCTGCTCTCGGCCCTGCTCGAATTTGCCGAAGCGGGCATCGACATCGTCGGCCTGGAACCCAGCTGCCTGTTCACGCTGCGCGACGAAATCCCGGCCATGCGCCTGGGCGAAGAAGCGGACGTCGTCGCCAGGCACGCCATGCTGATCGAAACTTTCCTCGAACGCGAGGAGAAAGCGGGCAAACTCGACGAACTGCGCGCCAAGCTCAAGCCTGCAGCATCACCGATCCTCGTGCACGGCCACTGCCACCAGAAAGCGTTTGGCGAAATGACCCCGACGCTCTCGCTGCTGGGCTTGATCCCGGACGTCAAGCCAAACCTGATCGAAAGCTCCTGCTGTGGCATGGCTGGCGCGTTTGGCTATGACTCAAAGCATTACGAAATCTCGATGCAGATGGCCGAGCTGTCGCTGCTACCGGCCGTCCGCAATTCACCCGGCGCGATCATCGTTGCCGACGGTACCAGTTGCCGGCACCAGATTCACGACGGCGCAGCGCGTGAAGCGAAACATGCCATTCGCGTTCTGGCCGAACATCTGCAATAG
- the gloA gene encoding lactoylglutathione lyase: MRILHTMLRVGDLQRSIDFYTRVMGMQLLRTTDRPEQKYSLAFVGYGDEKDGATIELTYNYGVPSYEIGTAFGHIAIAVANAAAACDAVRAAGGNVTREAGPVKGGSTVIAFVQDPDGYKIELIEAKA, translated from the coding sequence ATGCGAATTCTCCACACCATGCTGCGCGTCGGCGACCTGCAACGCTCCATCGACTTCTACACCCGAGTGATGGGCATGCAGCTCTTGCGCACGACGGATCGGCCCGAGCAGAAGTACTCACTGGCGTTCGTTGGTTACGGCGATGAAAAGGACGGCGCAACGATCGAGCTGACCTACAACTACGGCGTCCCGAGCTATGAGATCGGCACCGCCTTCGGCCACATCGCCATCGCCGTGGCCAACGCCGCCGCAGCCTGCGATGCCGTACGCGCCGCTGGCGGCAATGTCACCCGCGAAGCCGGCCCGGTCAAAGGCGGCAGCACCGTCATCGCCTTCGTGCAGGACCCGGACGGGTACAAGATTGAGTTGATTGAGGCAAAGGCTTGA